The window TCGGTTGAGGGAATCAACCTCGTAGAAGGAGGCTTTGTAATCGTCGACTCCGTATTTTTCGGCCATTTTACGAACCAGAAAAGAGGGACTTCCGGAGATGAACAGAATCCTGTGGTTCTGTTCCTTGTGCCAGCGTATCATCTCCCGGGTATAGACATATACATTATCTCCCTTGCGGTCGATGACTTGATTAGTTATGAATTCAAGCATGTTTTTGTCAAGACCCTTTAGGGCATTGATATATACATCTGCTAATTCAAGCAGGTAGTCATCATAGTTGCCACGCCTCTTTTCCCAATTTTCATATGTTCCTTTTACCTTTGTATGCCAAAGGGCGGGATCTATTACTTCGTATTTCATCAGTTTTTTAAAATGTTCAATCATCAAAGAGTTTCGGTATAGAGTACCGTCAATATCAAAAAATGCGCCAATGGAAGACATAAAAAAACCTCCTTAATCAATGTCTTTTAGTATGTTAGCAAAATTGTGGACCATCCTTGCGGTCATTCCCCAAATGACATTGCCGTCATATTCATAGAAATGGACAGGATAGTGTCCGTTTCTCCAGTTGTAGCCTTTTCCGTTCTGTATTTTGTCGAAGGGGAAGTCCACGGGAATATCGAGTTTCATGCCCAGATAGTGTATGTGGGGATCGTTTTCCAAGAAAAAGTCCAGTGGCACTGTGAAAACGCTTTGCACCTCATCTCGGCTAAATGAAATATTGTTTATGTTTTTTATGTCCAAGATGCCCACATAGCAATATATGAATAGGTTGAAAGGCGTACTTATGCGATCTATGGCCC of the Peptostreptococcaceae bacterium genome contains:
- a CDS encoding HAD-IB family hydrolase — encoded protein: MSSIGAFFDIDGTLYRNSLMIEHFKKLMKYEVIDPALWHTKVKGTYENWEKRRGNYDDYLLELADVYINALKGLDKNMLEFITNQVIDRKGDNVYVYTREMIRWHKEQNHRILFISGSPSFLVRKMAEKYGVDDYKASFYEVDSLNRFTGEIHQMWDSENKKKAMNAFVKDYAIDLSKSYAYGDTAGDLSMFEMVAHPVAINPTKELLMGIKSRKDLSERMEIIVERKDLIYHLDASVEIGEK
- a CDS encoding CoA pyrophosphatase produces the protein MDFNLIRKKLHNHFPIPEGNNKLASVLLPIVEVDGRIHLLFEVRSSNLKTQPREICFPGGGIEKNEAPSQSALRETMEELNLTQKQIRLIGAIDRISTPFNLFIYCYVGILDIKNINNISFSRDEVQSVFTVPLDFFLENDPHIHYLGMKLDIPVDFPFDKIQNGKGYNWRNGHYPVHFYEYDGNVIWGMTARMVHNFANILKDID